The Mercenaria mercenaria strain notata chromosome 8, MADL_Memer_1, whole genome shotgun sequence genome has a segment encoding these proteins:
- the LOC128559048 gene encoding molybdopterin synthase sulfur carrier subunit-like: MDVEITVLFFAKSRELTGTRETTLHISKETTATELLSVIISKYNSLDVLKENVVLSLNEEYISVSDSQNLVLNSGDTVAVIPPISGG; the protein is encoded by the exons ATGGATGTTGAG ATTACTGTGCTATTTTTTGCCAAAAGTCGAGAACTGACTGGAACAAGGGAGACAACCTTACATATCAGCAAAGAAACTACAGCTACGGAATTACTCAGTGTCATTATTTCTAAGTACAACAG CTTGGATGTGCTAAAGGAGAATGTTGTGTTGTCACTGAATGAGGAGTATATTTCTGTCAGTGATTCCCAAAACTTGGTACTCAACTCTGGTGATACTGTTGCTGTAATCCCACCCATCAGTGGAGGATAA
- the LOC123566303 gene encoding molybdopterin synthase catalytic subunit-like has translation MDFVEISENVIHVERLTARVTSPTSGAISVFLEIIQCMKFLFFSEVPVCETSVAVVISSPHRKESLEAVQYGIDTLKATVPIWKKEIYEDDSYSWKENSECCGHK, from the exons ATGGATTTTGTTGAGATATCAGAAAATGTTATCCATGTAGAACGACTCACAGCTAGAGTGACCTCCCCTACCTCAGGTGCTATATCTGTATTTCTAG AGATAATACAGTGTATGAAGTTTCTATTTTTCAGTGAAGTGCCAGTATGTGAGACAAGTGTTGCTGTTGTTATATCCTCACCACACAGAAAGGAATCACTAGAGGCAGTTCAGTATGGTATTGACACATTGAAAGCTACTGTACCTATTTGGAAAAAG gaaatttatGAAGACGACAGTTATTCCTGGAAAGAGAACAGTGAATGTTGTGGTCATAAATAG